In the Synechococcus sp. Nb3U1 genome, one interval contains:
- a CDS encoding HhoA/HhoB/HtrA family serine endopeptidase translates to MVRILRHTLLAMVLFGGGVAGGVWLSSRAGQEWLEQSPVSTWTQRATEEVQSRLPQPESRSGSADVVRPSNFIAVVAEEVGPAVVRIDATRTVSRVANPELFNQPLFRRFFGDQMPQLPQEFQREGTGSGFIIDASGLILTNAHVVDGSERVTVHLLDGRTFEGEVKGSDPVTDVAVIKIKGEDLPTVTLGDSDQVRPGDWAIAIGNPLGLDNTVTAGIISAVGRSSGQIGAANKRVAFLQTDAAINPGNSGGPLLDAEGRVIGVNTAIFQRAQSVGFSIPINRAMEIAEQLIHNGRVDHAFLGIRMITLNPEIVERLNRDPERPTTLTVQEGVLIGQVIPGSPAEQIGLREGDVITQINGQPIRDAEQVQQMVEATGVGNALNVQVLRDGQEQNFEVRTGVLPADS, encoded by the coding sequence ATGGTGCGGATTCTACGACACACACTTCTGGCGATGGTTTTGTTCGGTGGAGGCGTCGCAGGTGGGGTCTGGCTATCGTCTCGAGCGGGGCAAGAATGGCTGGAACAGAGTCCCGTGAGCACCTGGACGCAACGGGCCACAGAGGAGGTGCAATCCCGTCTGCCCCAGCCTGAATCTCGTTCTGGATCTGCCGATGTTGTCCGGCCTTCCAATTTTATTGCGGTGGTTGCCGAAGAGGTGGGGCCAGCAGTGGTGCGTATTGATGCCACCCGCACGGTGTCGAGAGTGGCCAACCCTGAATTGTTTAACCAACCCCTGTTCCGCCGTTTCTTCGGGGATCAGATGCCGCAACTGCCGCAGGAGTTTCAGCGGGAAGGAACGGGATCCGGGTTCATCATCGATGCCAGTGGCCTGATCCTTACCAATGCTCATGTGGTGGATGGCAGCGAGCGGGTGACGGTGCATTTGCTGGATGGGCGCACCTTTGAGGGGGAAGTGAAGGGTTCGGATCCCGTCACCGATGTGGCGGTGATCAAAATCAAGGGTGAGGATCTGCCCACTGTGACGCTAGGAGACTCCGACCAAGTGCGACCAGGGGATTGGGCTATCGCCATCGGCAACCCGCTCGGCCTGGATAACACCGTGACAGCCGGGATCATCAGCGCCGTCGGACGCTCTTCCGGGCAAATTGGGGCCGCCAACAAGCGGGTGGCTTTCCTGCAAACGGATGCGGCGATTAACCCCGGCAACTCCGGTGGCCCACTCTTGGATGCGGAGGGGCGTGTGATCGGGGTGAATACGGCCATTTTCCAACGGGCCCAAAGTGTCGGCTTCTCCATTCCCATCAACCGGGCCATGGAAATCGCTGAGCAGCTCATCCACAATGGCCGCGTTGATCACGCCTTCTTGGGCATTCGTATGATTACCCTCAACCCGGAAATTGTGGAGCGCCTCAACCGGGATCCCGAGCGCCCCACGACCCTAACCGTGCAAGAGGGAGTTTTGATTGGGCAGGTCATCCCTGGATCCCCAGCCGAGCAAATCGGACTGCGGGAGGGAGATGTGATCACCCAGATCAACGGTCAGCCCATCCGCGATGCTGAACAGGTTCAGCAGATGGTAGAGGCGACCGGTGTGGGCAATGCCCTCAATGTGCAGGTGCTCCGGGACGGACAGGAGCAAAACTTTGAAGTCAGAACCGGGGTACTGCCTGCAGATTCTTAA
- the ppk2 gene encoding polyphosphate kinase 2, which translates to MTPEPDPQPIPLASTPEAKPMAKGKKKRLKTAGIPRSTFFTGQPDPKRRKLSQKDYERELFPLKVELVKLQYWVKHKGLKVVIIFEGRDAAGKGGMITTLTQPLNPRGCRVVALGVPSDREQTQWYFQRYVAHLPAAGEIVIFDRSWYNRAGVEKVMGFCTEEEYQEFMRSCPEFERMLVRSDIILLKYWFSVSDEEQERRFQKRVKDPLKRWKLSPMDIESRNRWVEYSQAKDTMLAHTNIPEAPWFTVEADDKRRARLNCIHHILSKIPYEDLIPEAVELPPRKEGEHYQRPPRNEQFYVPSVY; encoded by the coding sequence GTGACCCCTGAGCCGGATCCCCAACCGATTCCCCTAGCCTCTACCCCTGAAGCAAAACCGATGGCCAAGGGCAAAAAGAAGCGGCTTAAAACCGCCGGGATCCCTAGATCCACTTTTTTCACGGGGCAGCCTGATCCCAAGCGCCGTAAACTCTCGCAAAAGGATTACGAGCGGGAGTTGTTTCCTTTGAAAGTGGAGTTGGTGAAGCTGCAATATTGGGTGAAGCACAAAGGCTTAAAGGTGGTGATTATCTTCGAGGGGCGAGATGCCGCTGGCAAGGGGGGCATGATCACGACATTGACCCAACCCCTCAATCCACGCGGCTGTCGGGTGGTGGCCTTGGGGGTACCGTCGGATCGGGAGCAAACCCAGTGGTACTTTCAGCGTTATGTAGCCCATTTACCTGCTGCCGGGGAGATCGTCATTTTCGACCGCAGTTGGTATAACCGGGCTGGGGTTGAGAAGGTGATGGGCTTTTGCACTGAAGAGGAGTATCAGGAGTTCATGCGCTCCTGCCCCGAGTTTGAGCGAATGCTGGTGCGCTCCGATATTATTTTGTTGAAATACTGGTTTTCCGTCAGCGATGAGGAACAAGAACGGCGCTTCCAAAAACGGGTGAAGGATCCCCTCAAGCGCTGGAAACTCAGCCCCATGGATATCGAGTCCCGTAACCGTTGGGTGGAATATTCCCAGGCCAAAGACACCATGCTGGCCCACACCAATATTCCAGAGGCCCCCTGGTTTACGGTGGAAGCCGACGACAAACGCCGCGCTCGCCTTAACTGCATTCACCACATTCTCAGCAAGATCCCCTACGAAGATCTGATCCCTGAGGCGGTGGAGCTGCCCCCCCGCAAGGAAGGGGAGCATTATCAGCGCCCACCCCGCAACGAACAGTTCTATGTGCCGTCGGTGTACTGA
- a CDS encoding serine/threonine-protein kinase encodes MAWAVGEKLQEGRYRIESILGEGGFGITYCAWDSFRADQVVIKALNDSIARDPEYPRFQQNFVNEALQLARCHHPHVVKVEEVICEGECWCIVMEFIRGQTLHQLLRQTGPLPLPEALRFTQEVGSALSTLHEQGILHRDVKPANIMVRSESKQAVLIDFGLARGFSQGTLQRHTSYGTDGYAPLEQYDTWRRRGAFIDVYALAATLYTMLTGMVPLCAPVRATGRELDPPQRLNPHIPDRVSQAIVQGMALKWEERPQTIAEWLQLLGEETSEGIPEDTSVNAIRTNAIRINVGAEDKGQPQPGIGIHTRDLEELQQILVEDELEQLLREHSAEELERIVASPTPPTVKRVSRDSDPGSLVFPEVQMGPDFGPIGSRPMVHPVTPPWQEWVGEAAPAFQGLWDRLQAGQWGEADRWTTALMLKLSGRSQTGYFTLEDIQAFPCRMLRLIDQFWMQSSLGHFGFSVQKQLWQGLDNSGVFPSSRPREEQMAEKVGWWVQGYWLGYGELKNHLQAPKGHLPVGFFWGYAGGLRSALLLLDRAVLQKMNACL; translated from the coding sequence ATGGCTTGGGCAGTCGGGGAAAAGCTCCAAGAGGGGCGCTATCGCATCGAGTCAATTTTGGGGGAGGGGGGTTTTGGCATCACCTACTGTGCCTGGGATAGCTTCCGGGCTGATCAGGTGGTGATCAAGGCGCTCAACGACAGCATTGCCCGGGATCCTGAGTATCCGCGCTTTCAGCAGAATTTTGTCAACGAAGCCTTGCAATTGGCTCGTTGCCATCACCCGCATGTGGTCAAAGTCGAGGAGGTAATCTGCGAGGGAGAGTGCTGGTGCATTGTCATGGAGTTTATTCGCGGCCAAACCCTGCATCAGCTTCTACGTCAAACGGGGCCACTGCCCTTGCCCGAAGCCTTGCGCTTTACCCAAGAAGTGGGATCCGCCCTGAGCACCCTCCACGAGCAAGGGATCCTGCATCGGGATGTAAAACCGGCCAACATTATGGTGCGGTCTGAGTCCAAACAGGCGGTGTTGATCGACTTTGGTTTGGCCCGCGGCTTTTCTCAGGGCACCCTACAGCGGCACACCTCTTATGGTACCGATGGCTATGCCCCCCTGGAGCAGTATGACACCTGGCGGCGTCGAGGGGCGTTTATCGATGTTTATGCCCTAGCGGCCACCCTCTACACAATGCTGACCGGGATGGTGCCCCTGTGTGCCCCAGTACGAGCCACAGGCCGAGAGCTGGATCCGCCCCAACGGCTGAACCCCCATATTCCCGACAGGGTGAGCCAAGCGATTGTGCAGGGGATGGCTTTGAAATGGGAGGAACGCCCACAAACGATAGCGGAATGGCTGCAACTGCTCGGAGAAGAGACTTCTGAAGGGATCCCTGAAGACACCTCTGTCAATGCAATAAGGACAAATGCAATAAGGATAAACGTGGGAGCAGAGGATAAGGGTCAGCCCCAACCTGGGATCGGGATCCACACCCGTGATCTCGAGGAACTGCAGCAGATCCTGGTGGAAGATGAGTTGGAACAGTTGTTGAGAGAGCATTCTGCTGAGGAGCTAGAACGCATCGTTGCCTCGCCCACCCCTCCTACGGTGAAAAGGGTCTCTAGGGACTCTGATCCTGGATCCCTTGTGTTCCCAGAGGTGCAGATGGGGCCAGACTTTGGCCCAATCGGATCCCGTCCGATGGTGCACCCGGTCACTCCCCCCTGGCAAGAATGGGTTGGAGAAGCGGCTCCTGCTTTTCAAGGGTTATGGGATCGTCTGCAAGCCGGGCAATGGGGAGAGGCAGATCGCTGGACAACGGCCCTGATGTTGAAATTAAGCGGGCGCTCCCAGACGGGCTACTTTACCCTCGAAGACATTCAGGCTTTTCCCTGCCGGATGCTGCGGCTGATCGATCAGTTTTGGATGCAGTCTAGTCTGGGACACTTCGGCTTCAGTGTGCAAAAACAACTGTGGCAGGGGCTAGACAACAGCGGGGTATTCCCCAGCTCCCGGCCCCGCGAAGAACAGATGGCGGAAAAAGTAGGGTGGTGGGTACAGGGCTACTGGCTGGGGTATGGCGAGTTAAAAAACCACCTTCAGGCGCCCAAAGGGCATTTACCCGTCGGGTTCTTCTGGGGCTACGCTGGAGGGTTGCGCTCAGCTCTGTTGCTGTTGGATCGGGCAGTGCTGCAAAAAATGAATGCCTGTCTTTAA
- a CDS encoding cation-translocating P-type ATPase, which translates to MPSSAPITLPSTQWHALPEQEVIQQVVGTSGSSSLLAETGLPLSLVAERQEQYGPNELKAKAATPAWMRFLLQFNQSLLYILMVAGTIKAFLGSWRNAIVIWAVVLINAIIGYIQEAKAEEAISALAQSVTTEATVMRGGQKLKIPSRELVPGDIVLLASGDKVPADLRLLSVRNLQVDESALTGESVPVEKQTGSLPEDTPLADRQNMAYAGSFVTFGQGTGLVVAIGNETQTGRISGLIEKGGSLETPLTRKFEQFSLMLLRIILTLAAVTFAVGLVQGQGAVAMFEAAVALAVSAIPEGLPAVVTVTLAIGVSRMAQRHAIIRKLPAVETLGSATVICSDKTGTLTENQMTVQAIYAGGERFRVTGTGYSPQGQILRSPADSEAAAPVDPQALPALKTCLLAGSLCNDTRLKLKDNGQLEVVGDPTEAALIVVGQKVNMEVEELHRRYPRLDSIPFESEFQYMASLNRLGPDEHCIYVKGSLEALLSRCQTELDAQRELRPIEGERIWQQADHLARQGLRVLAFAQKVVPSSQEKLEHADIESGLTFLGLQGMIDPPRQEAIAAVRSCQSAGIQVKMITGDHVLTAQAIAEQMGLGAGQAIQAYSGRDLEQFSPEEFVDAANQGSVFARVIPEQKLRLVEALQSRGQIVAMTGDGVNDAPALKQADVGIAMGRGGTEVAKAAADMILTDDNFASIEAAVEEGRTVYNNLLKAIAFILPVNGGESMTILLSVLLGRELPILAIQVLWLNMINSITMTVPLSFEPNTGREMLRPPRDPKANLLSPRLLQRILLVSVFNWILIFGIFEYIEQTTGNIDLARTMAIQALVMGRIFYLLSLSQAIPTLLGRGRASQLERHERLMDTAAIAIGIGGAILLQILFSQWGLFNIIFDTAPLSWEQWSLCLLVGLPMIFVSVVANRLDPN; encoded by the coding sequence ATGCCAAGCTCGGCCCCCATCACCTTGCCTTCTACCCAATGGCACGCTTTGCCGGAACAGGAAGTGATTCAGCAAGTCGTCGGCACATCGGGATCCTCCTCCCTGCTTGCGGAAACGGGCTTACCCCTATCCCTGGTGGCGGAGCGACAGGAGCAATACGGCCCCAACGAGCTGAAGGCCAAGGCGGCTACTCCTGCCTGGATGCGCTTTCTGTTGCAGTTCAACCAGTCGCTGCTCTACATCCTGATGGTGGCGGGCACGATCAAAGCCTTTCTGGGATCCTGGCGCAACGCCATCGTCATTTGGGCGGTGGTGCTGATCAACGCCATCATCGGCTACATCCAAGAGGCCAAAGCAGAAGAGGCCATCTCCGCTCTGGCCCAGTCGGTCACCACCGAAGCCACCGTGATGCGGGGAGGGCAAAAGCTGAAAATACCCTCGCGGGAGCTGGTGCCGGGGGATATCGTGCTGTTGGCCTCGGGGGATAAAGTGCCTGCAGACCTGCGCCTGTTGAGCGTGCGCAATCTACAGGTGGATGAATCCGCCCTCACCGGCGAATCGGTACCGGTAGAAAAGCAGACGGGATCCCTGCCGGAAGATACCCCCCTTGCTGATCGACAGAACATGGCCTATGCCGGTAGCTTTGTCACCTTTGGTCAGGGTACGGGCTTGGTGGTGGCCATTGGCAACGAGACCCAGACGGGTCGTATCTCGGGGTTGATCGAAAAGGGAGGATCCCTGGAAACCCCTCTGACACGCAAGTTCGAGCAATTCAGCCTGATGCTGCTCAGGATCATCCTCACCCTAGCTGCAGTCACCTTTGCGGTTGGGCTGGTGCAGGGGCAAGGTGCAGTGGCGATGTTTGAGGCGGCGGTGGCCTTGGCAGTGAGTGCCATTCCCGAAGGCTTGCCTGCTGTGGTGACTGTGACTCTGGCGATCGGGGTCTCGCGGATGGCACAACGACATGCCATCATTCGCAAACTACCGGCGGTGGAAACCCTAGGTAGTGCAACGGTGATCTGCTCTGACAAAACTGGCACCCTGACGGAAAACCAAATGACCGTACAGGCCATCTACGCCGGGGGTGAGCGGTTTCGGGTAACCGGCACAGGCTACAGTCCGCAGGGCCAGATTCTCCGCTCCCCTGCCGATAGCGAGGCCGCCGCTCCAGTAGATCCACAGGCTCTGCCCGCGTTGAAAACCTGTCTGTTGGCGGGATCCCTCTGTAACGATACACGACTGAAACTCAAGGATAACGGCCAACTAGAGGTAGTAGGGGATCCCACTGAAGCGGCCCTGATCGTGGTGGGGCAAAAGGTGAACATGGAAGTGGAGGAACTGCACCGTCGCTATCCCCGCCTCGACAGCATCCCCTTCGAGTCCGAGTTTCAATACATGGCCAGCCTGAATCGACTTGGGCCAGATGAGCACTGTATTTATGTGAAGGGATCCCTTGAAGCCCTGCTCAGTCGCTGCCAAACAGAGCTAGATGCACAGAGGGAACTCCGGCCCATTGAAGGGGAGCGGATCTGGCAACAGGCGGATCATTTGGCTCGACAGGGATTGCGGGTTCTGGCCTTTGCCCAGAAGGTTGTTCCCAGCAGCCAGGAGAAACTCGAACATGCAGATATCGAATCTGGCCTCACCTTTCTCGGGTTGCAAGGGATGATCGATCCGCCCCGGCAAGAAGCTATCGCAGCCGTTCGTTCCTGTCAGTCTGCCGGGATCCAAGTGAAGATGATCACCGGTGACCATGTTCTCACTGCCCAAGCGATTGCCGAACAGATGGGCCTGGGGGCAGGGCAGGCGATACAAGCTTACAGTGGACGGGACCTAGAGCAGTTCAGCCCAGAAGAGTTTGTCGATGCGGCCAATCAGGGATCCGTCTTTGCGCGGGTGATCCCTGAGCAAAAACTGCGCCTAGTGGAGGCGTTGCAGTCGCGGGGGCAAATCGTGGCCATGACCGGAGATGGGGTTAACGATGCGCCCGCCCTCAAACAAGCGGATGTGGGCATTGCCATGGGGCGGGGCGGCACCGAAGTGGCCAAAGCCGCAGCCGACATGATCTTGACGGATGACAATTTTGCCTCCATCGAAGCAGCCGTGGAGGAGGGGCGTACCGTCTACAACAACCTTCTCAAAGCCATCGCTTTCATCCTGCCGGTGAATGGGGGGGAATCCATGACGATCCTGCTCAGTGTGCTCTTGGGCCGCGAGCTGCCGATTTTGGCGATTCAGGTGTTGTGGCTGAACATGATCAACTCCATCACCATGACGGTGCCCCTGTCCTTCGAACCGAATACAGGCCGCGAAATGCTCCGCCCGCCCCGGGATCCGAAGGCCAATTTGCTCTCCCCCAGGCTGTTGCAACGGATTCTCTTGGTCTCGGTGTTTAACTGGATCCTGATTTTCGGTATCTTCGAGTACATCGAACAAACCACCGGCAATATCGATCTCGCCCGTACGATGGCCATTCAAGCCTTGGTGATGGGGCGAATCTTCTATTTGCTCAGCCTGAGCCAGGCAATTCCAACTCTGTTGGGCCGGGGGCGCGCCAGCCAACTGGAGCGCCATGAACGTTTGATGGATACGGCAGCCATCGCCATCGGTATTGGGGGGGCGATTCTGTTACAAATCCTGTTCAGCCAGTGGGGCCTGTTCAACATCATCTTCGATACGGCACCGCTGTCTTGGGAACAATGGAGCCTTTGTCTGTTGGTGGGTCTGCCGATGATTTTTGTCTCGGTGGTGGCCAATCGCCTGGATCCCAATTAA
- a CDS encoding alkene reductase, with product MVSPDLFTPFQMGAVPLPNRIVMAALTRCRAGAGNVPTPLNALYYSQRASAGLIIAEATQVSPQGAGYPRTPGIYSEAQVAGWRQVTTAVHQAGGRIFLQLWHVGRLSHPLLQEQGQWPVAPSAIAARGHVTLADGSHHPYVTPHPLETEEIAQIIADFRKGAENARRAGFDGIELHAAFGYLFDQFLQDNSNHRTDVYGGSLENRARFLLEVTEAVIGVWGAGRVGIKLSPSNTHHNMADSDPVRTFSYVVEQLNRFALSHLQIMETGESDLRHGATPIPTAIFRPLYRGNLMVNGGYDYEKATRVLACQEADLVSFGRLFIANPDLPQRFVQGSPLNPVDRSTYYTEGPKGYTDYPTLNPLNPIKAEVAFSS from the coding sequence ATGGTCAGCCCCGATCTGTTTACGCCCTTCCAGATGGGAGCCGTGCCCTTGCCCAACCGCATCGTTATGGCTGCCCTGACACGGTGCCGAGCTGGGGCAGGCAACGTTCCTACTCCCTTAAACGCCCTCTATTACAGTCAACGGGCTAGTGCCGGATTGATCATTGCCGAGGCCACTCAAGTGTCCCCTCAGGGGGCAGGGTATCCTCGCACACCGGGCATTTATAGTGAAGCCCAGGTGGCAGGGTGGCGACAGGTAACGACAGCGGTTCACCAGGCAGGAGGACGCATCTTCCTGCAACTGTGGCATGTGGGGCGGCTATCTCATCCACTGTTGCAAGAACAAGGCCAATGGCCCGTTGCGCCTTCAGCCATTGCCGCTAGAGGCCATGTCACCTTGGCCGATGGCAGTCATCATCCTTATGTCACCCCACACCCCTTAGAAACTGAAGAAATTGCCCAGATTATTGCAGACTTTCGCAAAGGAGCCGAAAATGCTCGCCGGGCTGGGTTTGACGGTATTGAGCTTCACGCCGCTTTTGGCTATCTTTTCGACCAATTTCTGCAAGACAACAGCAACCATCGCACCGATGTCTATGGCGGTTCTTTGGAAAATCGGGCTCGCTTTCTGCTGGAAGTCACCGAAGCTGTGATCGGGGTTTGGGGCGCTGGACGAGTGGGGATTAAACTGTCTCCAAGCAACACTCACCACAACATGGCGGATTCCGATCCGGTTCGCACCTTTAGCTATGTGGTGGAACAACTGAATCGCTTTGCGCTCTCCCATTTGCAAATTATGGAGACCGGTGAATCGGATTTGCGCCACGGGGCCACTCCCATCCCAACCGCGATCTTTCGCCCTCTCTATCGAGGCAATTTGATGGTGAATGGCGGCTACGACTACGAGAAAGCAACTCGGGTTTTGGCTTGTCAAGAGGCAGATCTTGTCTCGTTTGGGCGACTTTTTATTGCCAATCCTGACCTGCCACAACGCTTTGTCCAGGGATCCCCGCTGAATCCTGTGGATCGCTCCACCTACTATACTGAGGGGCCAAAGGGTTATACCGATTACCCAACCCTGAATCCACTGAATCCAATAAAAGCAGAAGTTGCCTTTAGCTCCTGA
- a CDS encoding AbrB family transcriptional regulator yields the protein MSDIPPQPLTGKALLQKVEALGHLPRRETAKRCGYVTLTKTNKPRVNLNEFYDAVLAAKGLSLTPGSSRDKRGREPTFRVSVHKNGQLIIGAAYTEKMQLNPGDEFEIQLGYKHIHLKQVLNGQVMEETTTTEEAPPKATRGRKKKMPEA from the coding sequence ATGTCGGATATACCACCACAACCTTTAACCGGCAAAGCTCTGCTACAGAAGGTCGAAGCTCTGGGGCATCTTCCGCGCCGGGAAACGGCGAAGCGATGTGGCTATGTAACCCTAACCAAGACCAACAAGCCTCGTGTCAACTTAAATGAGTTTTATGATGCGGTGTTGGCGGCAAAAGGTCTGAGTCTCACTCCAGGTTCCAGCCGGGACAAGCGGGGGCGTGAGCCAACCTTTCGGGTCAGTGTTCACAAAAATGGCCAACTGATCATTGGGGCGGCTTACACCGAAAAAATGCAGCTTAATCCGGGTGATGAGTTTGAGATTCAGCTGGGTTACAAGCACATTCATCTCAAGCAAGTCTTGAATGGTCAGGTGATGGAGGAGACAACCACAACGGAAGAAGCTCCTCCCAAAGCGACCCGAGGCCGCAAGAAAAAAATGCCTGAGGCTTAA
- a CDS encoding 1-acyl-sn-glycerol-3-phosphate acyltransferase, whose translation MQQTVQPPIQFLPPRLTPWVVNFAQTCLPFWLRFSKGIPRVEVEGGERLVELYEQFEAGKVRLLVAFRHPTLDDPPCLMYLFSHLLPWVARQQGIRFRRRPHVLFVYDRGLPLWLGSLAAWGLPRLGGIPILRGRLDRAGLKSSREQFVSGQYPLAVAPEGAVNGLSGFLNPLEPGVAQMGFWAVEDLHKAERPEQVLILPVGIRYHYLRDPSSALAQLLSRMEADCKLPPLRDSRTGQDYLLARIMRLGEHLIEVMQPFYQRFYVPVLPPTEVTKTAAVEGEADLLTRLQALSDLALRVAEQHFGLQPQGDLIERRHRIEQAGWAWIYREDIADIPSLSALERGLANRVASEASFHLWHMRLVETLMVFAVRPVPEQPSLQGLAETALRLWSLLAWIKGENPVELAPPRLGPRLARFSIGDPLSVSERWPLYQANRRHAVQTLTQDLQTEMERLLKGKPHPQ comes from the coding sequence ATGCAGCAAACGGTTCAACCTCCGATTCAGTTTTTGCCGCCGCGATTGACCCCGTGGGTAGTGAATTTCGCCCAAACCTGTTTACCCTTTTGGCTGCGATTCTCCAAAGGGATCCCTCGGGTTGAGGTGGAGGGCGGCGAGCGCTTGGTTGAGCTCTATGAGCAATTTGAAGCAGGCAAAGTTCGTTTGTTGGTGGCGTTTCGTCATCCTACTCTCGACGATCCCCCCTGCTTGATGTATCTGTTTTCCCATCTTTTGCCGTGGGTGGCGAGACAACAGGGGATCCGCTTTCGGCGCCGTCCTCATGTTTTGTTCGTCTATGATCGGGGTTTGCCTTTGTGGTTGGGATCCCTAGCCGCTTGGGGGTTACCCCGTTTGGGAGGGATCCCGATTTTGCGGGGGCGGTTGGATCGCGCTGGTCTCAAAAGTTCTCGTGAGCAGTTTGTGTCGGGGCAGTATCCCTTGGCGGTGGCTCCCGAGGGGGCGGTGAATGGCCTGAGTGGTTTTCTTAACCCCCTAGAACCGGGAGTGGCGCAGATGGGCTTTTGGGCCGTAGAAGATCTGCACAAAGCAGAGCGTCCAGAGCAGGTTCTGATCCTACCCGTGGGCATTCGCTACCACTACCTGAGGGATCCCAGCTCAGCTTTAGCTCAGTTGCTCAGCCGTATGGAGGCCGACTGCAAGCTCCCCCCCTTGAGGGACTCCCGTACCGGACAGGATTACCTGTTGGCTCGCATTATGCGCCTAGGAGAACATCTGATCGAGGTGATGCAGCCTTTCTATCAGCGCTTTTATGTCCCGGTTTTGCCCCCTACTGAGGTGACCAAGACTGCTGCTGTCGAGGGTGAGGCGGATTTGTTAACTCGTCTACAGGCCCTATCGGATCTGGCCCTGCGAGTGGCAGAACAACATTTTGGCCTGCAGCCGCAAGGGGATTTAATCGAACGGCGACACCGCATTGAGCAGGCGGGATGGGCTTGGATTTATCGAGAAGATATCGCCGATATTCCCTCCCTTTCTGCCTTGGAGCGGGGTTTGGCCAATCGAGTTGCTTCTGAGGCTAGTTTTCACCTCTGGCACATGCGCCTGGTGGAAACTCTGATGGTGTTTGCGGTGCGGCCGGTACCGGAACAGCCCAGCCTACAAGGATTGGCAGAAACGGCTCTGCGCCTCTGGAGCCTATTGGCCTGGATCAAGGGGGAAAACCCCGTCGAGTTGGCTCCCCCCCGTTTGGGGCCTCGGTTAGCCCGCTTCAGCATTGGGGATCCCCTCTCGGTTTCAGAGCGCTGGCCCCTTTACCAAGCCAACCGCCGCCATGCGGTACAAACCCTGACCCAAGATTTGCAAACGGAAATGGAGCGACTCCTGAAAGGGAAACCCCACCCGCAATGA